A single genomic interval of Flavobacterium sp. N2820 harbors:
- a CDS encoding D-alanine--D-alanine ligase: MSKFKLFFHKLTHWEYWPYQVLYFPVYFQYLYYVIRTQSFFFFNASNPTIKNGGFFMESKKEIYDLIPQEYYPKTILVAPDESLENILQKLTFENINFPLIAKPDIGLRGTAVKKINTTEELATYHKKAKFNILLQDLIPYENEIGLFYVKLPNQPGKITGIVSKEFMILTGNGKNTIRELLQQDIRYIFQIETLEKEYNDKLNAVLNEGETINLVPYGNHCRGTKFVDASYEITPEMEENFNTICSQIDGFHFGRMDIMYKSYEDLANGKNFQIVEINGAISEPTHMYDPKHSLLFGWKELTRHFHYMYLISKNNHENGAKYLTFKEGVQEFKNHHKHYDTILEF; the protein is encoded by the coding sequence ATGAGCAAGTTTAAACTCTTTTTTCACAAACTTACCCATTGGGAATATTGGCCTTATCAAGTACTCTATTTTCCAGTTTATTTTCAATATTTGTATTATGTAATTCGCACACAATCGTTCTTCTTTTTTAATGCTTCAAATCCTACAATAAAAAATGGCGGATTTTTTATGGAATCTAAAAAAGAAATTTACGATCTAATTCCACAAGAATATTATCCAAAAACAATATTGGTAGCTCCTGATGAAAGTTTAGAGAACATTTTACAAAAACTAACTTTCGAAAATATTAATTTCCCTTTAATAGCAAAGCCTGACATTGGTTTGAGAGGAACAGCTGTAAAAAAAATAAATACAACAGAAGAATTAGCAACGTATCATAAAAAAGCTAAATTCAATATTTTATTACAAGACTTAATACCTTATGAAAATGAAATCGGACTTTTCTATGTAAAATTACCTAATCAACCAGGAAAAATAACAGGAATAGTATCAAAAGAATTCATGATTCTAACCGGAAACGGAAAAAATACCATTCGTGAACTCTTACAACAGGATATTCGCTATATATTCCAAATTGAAACACTAGAAAAAGAATATAACGACAAACTAAACGCAGTTTTAAATGAAGGAGAGACCATAAATTTGGTTCCTTATGGAAATCATTGCCGTGGTACTAAATTCGTAGATGCAAGCTATGAAATCACACCCGAAATGGAAGAAAATTTCAATACGATTTGCAGTCAAATTGATGGCTTTCATTTTGGCCGAATGGATATAATGTATAAATCGTATGAAGATTTAGCAAATGGAAAAAACTTCCAAATTGTAGAAATAAATGGTGCTATCAGTGAACCGACACATATGTACGACCCAAAACATTCCCTTTTATTTGGTTGGAAGGAACTTACACGTCATTTTCACTATATGTATTTAATTAGTAAAAACAACCACGAAAATGGTGCAAAATACCTAACTTTTAAAGAGGGAGTTCAAGAGTTCAAAAATCACCACAAACATTACGATACTATATTAGAATTTTAG
- a CDS encoding NRDE family protein, with amino-acid sequence MCTVTFIPTKEGCIITSNRDEKIAREKAIPPQSYEINTKKIIFPKDQKAGGTWIAHTENKIVVLLNGAQEKHVVKPSYRKSRGLIVVEIASANNSLAFWKTIDLTEVEPFTIVLFENSKLFQLQWNEIKKSQQELAVSENHIWSSSTLYSKEIRTERAKWFTNFMLKNANPTAKDILNFHQFTESDNTEFGLQINRNNLLKTISITQCFVSKNKIQMSYLDLMENYEQV; translated from the coding sequence ATGTGCACAGTAACGTTTATTCCAACGAAAGAAGGTTGTATTATTACATCAAATCGTGATGAAAAAATAGCGCGTGAAAAGGCAATTCCACCACAATCTTACGAAATAAATACAAAAAAAATAATTTTTCCAAAAGATCAAAAAGCAGGTGGCACTTGGATAGCACATACCGAAAATAAAATCGTTGTTTTACTAAATGGTGCACAAGAAAAACACGTTGTAAAACCATCTTACCGAAAAAGTAGAGGTTTAATCGTTGTAGAAATTGCAAGTGCAAACAACAGTTTAGCATTTTGGAAAACCATTGATTTAACTGAAGTTGAACCCTTTACAATTGTACTTTTTGAGAACAGTAAATTGTTTCAATTACAATGGAATGAAATTAAAAAAAGTCAACAAGAACTAGCTGTTTCAGAAAATCATATTTGGTCATCGTCTACATTATACTCAAAAGAAATTCGAACCGAAAGAGCAAAATGGTTTACCAATTTTATGCTTAAAAATGCAAATCCAACTGCAAAAGATATTTTAAATTTTCATCAATTTACAGAATCCGATAATACTGAATTTGGCTTACAAATCAACCGAAACAATCTTTTAAAAACCATCAGCATTACACAATGTTTCGTTTCTAAAAACAAAATACAAATGTCTTATCTAGACTTAATGGAAAACTATGAGCAAGTTTAA
- a CDS encoding DinB family protein yields the protein MLINFLKTNIKENIEVLRQLSNEEFCKKNPELSQATIGEHMRHIIELMGCLLDNYEEGIINYDNRNRTIQIQSDVNYAISILEKQLAIIDKQNKQMSLIHNCFSTEEVLPTNYFRELLYNLEHSIHHQALIKVALYNFPHIIISDSFGVAPSTLEYRKQCAQ from the coding sequence ATGCTGATAAATTTTTTAAAAACTAATATAAAAGAAAACATTGAAGTACTTCGTCAACTTTCGAATGAAGAATTCTGCAAAAAAAATCCTGAATTAAGTCAAGCAACAATTGGCGAACACATGCGTCATATTATCGAATTGATGGGTTGTTTATTGGATAATTATGAAGAAGGAATCATAAATTACGACAATCGAAATCGTACTATTCAAATTCAATCAGATGTAAATTATGCGATTTCTATTTTGGAAAAACAGCTTGCAATTATTGATAAACAAAACAAACAAATGTCACTAATTCATAATTGTTTTAGTACCGAAGAAGTATTGCCAACTAATTATTTTCGCGAATTATTATACAATTTAGAGCACAGTATTCATCATCAAGCCTTGATAAAAGTAGCATTGTATAATTTTCCTCACATCATCATCTCAGATTCATTTGGAGTAGCTCCATCAACACTTGAATACAGAAAACAATGTGCACAGTAA
- the msrB gene encoding peptide-methionine (R)-S-oxide reductase MsrB produces the protein MSTTVKKTDAEWKAQLSEVEYEVLRNKGTERAFTGEYYDHFEKGKYVCAACENDLFVSDTKFDSHCGWPSFDQAIKGAVIYKKDLSFGMVRTEVMCAKCEGHLGHVFDDGPKETTGQRFCTNSVSIKFVPENK, from the coding sequence ATGAGTACAACTGTTAAAAAAACTGATGCCGAATGGAAAGCCCAACTTTCTGAAGTGGAATATGAAGTATTGAGAAACAAAGGCACAGAACGCGCTTTTACTGGAGAATATTATGACCATTTTGAAAAAGGAAAATATGTTTGTGCCGCTTGTGAAAACGATTTGTTTGTTTCAGACACAAAATTTGACTCACACTGCGGTTGGCCGTCATTTGATCAAGCAATAAAAGGTGCTGTAATTTATAAAAAAGATTTAAGTTTTGGAATGGTTAGAACAGAAGTAATGTGTGCTAAATGTGAAGGACACTTAGGTCATGTTTTTGATGATGGTCCAAAAGAGACTACTGGTCAACGTTTTTGTACCAATTCAGTATCTATAAAGTTTGTTCCAGAAAACAAATAA
- a CDS encoding DUF4268 domain-containing protein, producing MFSKEEALQIKKDFWIAFAAEYPRKWLLYNTKIKDVTFKFYVDNKKAQVLLDIEPKDENKRIIYYEKVESLKNILLEDYLEDAIFERHFYLENGKEISRIWVEKTGISINNKNTWNTVFDFFNEKMDAFERFFYENEDYIKDLEINT from the coding sequence ATGTTTAGTAAAGAAGAAGCTCTTCAAATAAAAAAGGATTTTTGGATCGCATTTGCTGCCGAATATCCTCGTAAATGGTTGTTATACAACACAAAAATCAAAGATGTTACTTTTAAGTTTTATGTTGACAATAAAAAAGCACAAGTTTTATTAGATATAGAACCAAAAGACGAAAATAAACGTATAATATATTATGAAAAGGTAGAATCTTTAAAGAATATTCTTTTAGAAGATTATCTAGAGGATGCCATTTTTGAACGCCATTTTTATTTAGAAAACGGAAAAGAAATAAGTCGCATTTGGGTTGAAAAAACAGGAATTAGTATCAATAATAAAAATACTTGGAATACAGTTTTTGACTTTTTTAATGAAAAAATGGATGCTTTTGAACGTTTTTTTTATGAAAACGAAGATTATATTAAAGATTTAGAAATTAATACATAA
- a CDS encoding NUDIX hydrolase, producing the protein MLFTDFIKFIPKIEKEKLLSTDAHIKMAPLERISYLKEENYKDKNPKKAAVLMLIYPKNEIAHLALIVRNSYPGVHSSQIGFPGGKVEETDFNLEETALRETHEEVGVHPDKIRIIKTFSEIYIPPSNFLVAPFMGISHEELIFVPDLDEVKRVLEFSIVDFLDEKSITKVKMSTSYATDIEVPAFMVDKYIVWGATAMMLSELKETIKSVLR; encoded by the coding sequence ATGCTTTTTACCGATTTTATTAAATTTATTCCAAAGATAGAAAAAGAAAAACTGCTTTCTACTGATGCCCACATAAAAATGGCACCACTTGAGCGTATTTCCTATTTGAAGGAAGAAAATTATAAGGATAAAAATCCAAAGAAAGCAGCTGTTTTGATGCTAATTTATCCCAAAAATGAAATTGCACATTTGGCTTTAATCGTCCGAAATTCTTATCCTGGTGTTCATTCTTCGCAGATAGGATTTCCTGGTGGAAAAGTTGAAGAAACTGATTTTAATTTGGAAGAAACGGCACTGAGAGAAACACATGAAGAAGTAGGTGTACATCCTGATAAAATAAGAATCATCAAAACATTTAGCGAAATTTATATTCCGCCTAGTAATTTTTTAGTAGCTCCATTTATGGGAATTTCGCATGAAGAATTAATTTTTGTTCCTGATTTAGATGAAGTTAAACGTGTTTTAGAATTCTCAATTGTTGATTTTTTAGATGAAAAAAGTATCACTAAAGTAAAAATGTCAACTTCTTATGCTACAGACATTGAAGTTCCTGCTTTTATGGTTGATAAATATATAGTTTGGGGTGCTACCGCTATGATGTTGAGTGAGTTAAAAGAAACTATTAAAAGTGTTTTGCGATAA
- a CDS encoding lysophospholipid acyltransferase family protein: MGLFKRNPFGHILFLKTWLIRIAGIITHQRYRSFNELHIEGSEIIRNLPDTNVLFISNHQTYFADVVAMFHVFNASLKGRENNIKNVMYLWNPKLNLYYVAAKETMQEGLLPRILAYAGAITVERTWRAKGKDVTEKKEVNPNDTENIKIALQDGWVITFPQGTTRSFKPVRKGTAHIILQHKPIVVPIVIDGFRRSFDRRGLRIKKKGILQSFVIKEPLKIDYENATVDEVVEMIEFAIEQHPSLLKVIPAEELDEKARLDKERMWKY; encoded by the coding sequence ATGGGATTATTTAAGAGAAATCCTTTTGGACATATATTATTTTTAAAAACGTGGTTAATTCGTATCGCTGGTATTATTACGCATCAACGTTACAGAAGTTTTAACGAGTTGCATATTGAAGGTTCAGAAATTATAAGAAATTTACCAGATACAAATGTGTTGTTCATTTCTAATCATCAAACCTATTTTGCAGATGTTGTAGCAATGTTTCATGTTTTTAATGCTAGTTTAAAAGGAAGGGAGAATAACATAAAAAATGTTATGTATTTGTGGAATCCAAAGCTAAACTTGTATTATGTTGCGGCTAAAGAAACTATGCAAGAAGGTTTATTACCTAGAATTTTGGCTTATGCTGGAGCAATTACTGTAGAGCGAACTTGGAGAGCAAAAGGAAAAGATGTTACCGAAAAAAAAGAGGTTAATCCAAACGATACTGAAAACATAAAAATTGCTTTACAAGATGGCTGGGTAATAACTTTTCCGCAGGGAACTACCCGATCTTTTAAGCCTGTTAGAAAAGGTACAGCCCATATTATTTTGCAACACAAACCCATTGTTGTTCCTATTGTAATTGATGGTTTTCGACGTTCGTTTGATAGAAGAGGTTTGCGAATTAAAAAGAAAGGTATTTTGCAATCATTCGTAATTAAAGAACCATTGAAAATTGATTATGAAAATGCAACAGTAGATGAAGTGGTTGAGATGATTGAATTTGCAATTGAACAACATCCATCGCTTTTAAAAGTAATTCCAGCCGAAGAATTAGACGAAAAAGCAAGATTAGACAAGGAAAGAATGTGGAAGTATTAA
- a CDS encoding TraB/GumN family protein encodes MKHLFLIAGLLTSLVGNSQELEKSLLWRISSNELQEPSYLYGTIHATCDAKLDENTLKALDDTQQLFLELDMDDKSMQMQMLKHMKMNDGTKLSTLLTAEEFKIVDDFLKKNMNMSAKTFDTFKPFIVSTMLLPKLLDCEFQSVESELMKVTKIQEEEILGLEKMEDQMKVFDAIPYKTQAEELLKTAKGDLSNEKDEFKKMILLYEQKDIEGLLIMMNDSDNKITSENQDILLNSRNKNWIPIIIETIKEKPTFFGVGAAHLAGEEGVINLLRVQGYTVEAVK; translated from the coding sequence ATGAAACATTTATTTTTAATTGCTGGACTTTTAACTTCGCTAGTAGGAAATTCACAAGAATTAGAAAAAAGTTTACTTTGGCGAATTTCGAGCAATGAATTGCAAGAACCATCGTATTTATATGGAACCATTCATGCTACTTGCGATGCAAAACTAGATGAAAATACACTAAAAGCATTGGATGACACACAGCAATTGTTTTTAGAATTGGATATGGACGACAAATCGATGCAAATGCAAATGCTAAAGCACATGAAAATGAATGATGGCACAAAACTATCAACATTATTAACTGCTGAGGAATTTAAAATTGTTGACGATTTTTTGAAAAAGAACATGAACATGTCGGCCAAAACCTTTGACACTTTCAAACCTTTTATAGTGAGTACGATGCTTTTACCAAAGCTGTTAGACTGCGAATTTCAATCCGTTGAATCAGAATTAATGAAAGTTACTAAAATACAAGAAGAAGAAATTTTAGGTCTTGAAAAAATGGAAGATCAAATGAAAGTTTTTGATGCCATTCCATACAAAACTCAAGCTGAAGAACTGCTAAAAACAGCCAAAGGCGATCTATCAAACGAAAAGGATGAATTCAAAAAAATGATTTTATTATACGAACAAAAAGATATTGAAGGTTTACTAATAATGATGAACGATTCTGACAATAAAATTACTTCAGAAAACCAGGATATTTTATTGAACAGTAGAAATAAAAACTGGATTCCAATTATTATTGAAACTATAAAAGAAAAACCCACCTTTTTTGGCGTTGGCGCAGCACATTTAGCAGGAGAAGAAGGTGTAATAAATCTATTAAGAGTTCAAGGTTATACTGTTGAAGCTGTAAAATAA